A window of Sorex araneus isolate mSorAra2 chromosome 3, mSorAra2.pri, whole genome shotgun sequence genomic DNA:
CCCGAAGGGTCCGGATCCATCTGTGCGTACCCTCATAGGACCCGCGCGGTCCTGGAGTcctgcaggagcagcaggagcctCTCCTGACCAGGGGAGGAAGGGCCTGCACCGCGGGGTGGTCCCCAAGGGCCATGCATCCCAAAGCAAAGACCCTTGTAGAGTATGGGGTGTGTTTAGGATCTGAGGCGAGAGGGGTGAGCACTTTTGAGCTAGGTTTGATGGGAGAGGCAACTTCAGGTAAAGGTGGCAGCCCGGGAGGGGCTTTCTGGGAAGGGGCCAGTTTGGGGCGTGGTCAACAAGGGGCGTGACACACAGGGGCGTGGTAAACAAGGGGGCGTGGTATATAGGGCGGAGCTTTTGGGGGTGTGGGtccaaaggggcgtggcctacgGGACAAAGCCTTTTGGGGCGTGACCAGCTAGGGGCGTGGCCTACGGGGCAAAACCTGTTTGGGGAGTAATCAAGGAGGGACGTGTCCTATGGGCAGAGCCTGTTTGGGGCGTGGCCAACAAGGGGCGTGCCCACGGGGCGGAGCCTGCCGGTCGCTCCTGGAGGGCGCAGAGCTGACCAGGTCCCTGCCCTCTCCCTTTGCAGCTGCCTGAGCGGTTTTCCGATGCCGCGCTGGTGTCGATGTCGGTGCGGGAGCTTAACCGGCAGCTGCGGGGCTGCGGGCGCGACGAGGCTTTGCGGCTGAAGCAGAGGCGCCGCACGCTGAAGAACCGCGGTTACGCGCAGGCCTGTCGTTCCAAGCGGCTGCAGCAGCGGCGCGGGCTGGAGGCCGAGCGCGCCCGTCTAGCCTCCCAGCTGGACGCGCTGCGGGTCGAGGTGGCTCGCCTGGCCAGGGAGCGCGACCACTACAAGGCTCGCTGTGACCGGCTGGTCTCCGGCGGTCACGGTCCCGGGGATCACTCCCACTTCTTCCTCTGAGCCTCCAAGTGGTGGCTGGGGAGCGCTATCCGCAAGGCGGTGGTACCATTCACTAGATGTTTCCTTCTGGTGCCGGACACAGCTTTCCATAACCAAACAAACACCCCCAAAGCATCTGGACCCTTCAAGCCTCCTTTTTCTGGGAGAGGGGTCCCTGCCCTTCGCACAGGCTTTGCAGAGAAACGCTTCAGCTCCTGCCCCAGTCTCTGGGACCAGCACACATATCTGCAGAGGCCAGCCAGCGCCAAGCACAGTCTCCTGAGGCTGGTGGGCCAGCGGATCAAGGTGGGGTAACAGTGGATAGTAATAGGAAGAAAATGGGGAGCTCCTCCcacttagcttttattttttttcaattcaaggTTTCAACCTGTAGGGTATCAAGGTGACAGTAACTAGCAATGATTGTGTTCCTTTCTAAACTTAATGCAACTTGTCACCTCTCCCCTTTAGGACCTAATCTTTGTCAAGCTACTAGCTCCCAGGTCGCACTGGTTAGAGTGGAGGTTCTAGACAAGACTTCTTGCGTGCCCACCTGTGGCTGGTAGGGCATGGTGGTGGTGAGTGGGGCTGGGAGAGAACCCTGGGCAGGAGTCGGGAGAGCTGGGAACTGCACAACTGTCATAAGACGCATCTGTCACCTGGAGCAAGCCACTGGTCCTCAGTTACATCTGACCCTCATTTCCACTGGAGGGCTTTGGACACCTTTTCAGTTCTGGCATGTCTTTGGTGTGGAAGCCCCAATGGCGTTCCCCTAAGATCCCCAAACACAGCTTCCTCAAATGGAGACTCTCTGTCCTGCTCTGGTTCCCTGGCTGCATCCTGGGCAGTGGTCCAGAAGATCCTTTGCTGGTCTCTCCAGGCTGCTTTGGCCTATAGACCTGCACAGGGCACTGTGGCTGCCTCCACATCTCTGCAGGTTGGGACGTCATGCTCCGCAGGATGCTAGGAGTTGAGAGGATGCAGCAGCTTTTGTGAATTAAAATTGAAGTCTAGGCAGAATTCTATTCTGTTGGCTGAGTGTTCTTGCATACTTTATCCTTGcttccaggtgtgtgtgtgtatatctctgtgtgtgtgtgtgtgtgtgtctgtggggggggaggagagagagagaggggggggggagggagagggagagagacagggattgGATCAAATAGACCCTCTTCCACCACCACTGCGCCGAAGCCAGGGAACAGCAGTGACTGGGCCAGGCCTGCTTATGGCTATCCGGCAGTCTCACAGTTGCCACGGTAACCCAGTTTCTAACAGCCTATGGGGAGAGTgggccgggctctgggcagagcaggggattgagctgggagtagctctccCACCAGCCAATACCGTCGGCCCTTGAAGGGACACAATAAATGGGGAGAAACAGTTGGGTGTGGGAGAAGAGGCTCCCATatgtctcttttcctttctgccccctctctccaccccctccccagctgtcTCTTCCACTCCCAGTTCTTGTTCCTCCACCCCCTCTTCTAACCTGGCTCATTCCTCCTCCTCTCAGGAACCTTCCATGGGtgtctactctctctctctctcttttttttttaaatctttccctttctctctactGGTCACTCCATCTGTCACCCTCTCTGGCTCCTCCCTGAGTGACTCGGGCACCTGTCGCCTCTCTGTCACCCCCTGCCACACATGTTGCCAGGGGGCAGGCAGGTTCTCTGGGATCCCCGCTCCTCTGCTCTTCCGCTGGAGACCACATGTGCCTTCACCTGCCCTCACACCACCACACTCTTGCATATCTTCCTCAGTGGGCTGAGAGCCTGCCTACCACCCACTCGGGTAGAGACGCCCATCCCCAGGCCATGGAGACATGTACCACGTCTCAAGATCACCTCAAATGGAAGTTGCAGAGCAGAGACAAAGAGTTTgggcccttggggctggagtgatagcacagcagggagggcatttgccttgcacacggccgacctgggttcgattcccagcaacccatatggtcacccaagcaccgccaggagtaattcctgagtgcagagctaggagtatcacctgtgcattgctgggtgtgacccaaaaagcaaaaattaaaaaaaaattcagaaaaaaagagtTTGGGCCCTTGAGGCAAGGACCTGCCTTCCCTTCCAGGCCTGCCAGCTCTTCTCTGACCACGAGTGAGTTGAAACCAAGCCTTGTCAGAAAACCAGGGGAATGGTACAGGCCAAGTGAGAATGCATGCTCCAAGCACTTAATGCAAAATGTTACGCATGCGAAACAACTAAGTTTGCTGCTATGAAGGTTGCGCAGAGGACAAAGCCGGCTCCCTCACCCATGGGGCTGTGCTTCTGAAGCCAGGCCTGGGTTGGGCACAGCCACACACGCATCCACACGCCCTGGAAGACCCGGCTGCTCAGACCTGAGGTGCCCCTTCTGGATCCATATTTCTCCTCCTCTgatcccctccacaccccctttCAACCCCCACCCACAGCTGTGTGGGGGCCGGGGTTCAGCCCCTAGGAGACTCAGTGGGGTTCCTCTGGAGACAGCTGTGAGAGGGATCAGCCTTCCCCCTCGACAGCCCCTTATTAGCACCCCCATTTCCCACAATTAACCTCCATGGTgcctgggtcccctggggctgggggcgaggaGAAGGGCTCCTCAGATCCCACTGGCACACAGATGGGGTAAAACTGCAGAGACATCTGGTGACCTGCAGTGCTGACTCCGAGTTGGCTGATCCTCGTTTCTTAGTAGGGTGTGTGTGCCCGATGGGCACCTGAAACATGGAGGGCAGACACGGAGGTGCTAGGAGCAGTTCCCTTTATTAGGGCCAGAAAGTTGGGAGTCACTGAAGAAAGTCACTGGGCGGGGGGAGGCCGCAAGGCTGAGCGGTGCAGGGCCTGGAGCGGGGGGGTCAGGGCTCACCTCGCAGCTAGGGCCGCCCCGGGAGCACAGCTGGTCCAAGAGGAAGAAGCTCTGGTCACTTGAGTCACAAGGGTCAGGACAGGCACCTGCGAAGGGGGACGGCCAGGCTCACTCTCTGCTCCATCACACCCAGCAAAGACGGGGTTCATCTTCACCCCACCTGACGCCCTCTGCGGTCCACCCCTTTGGACTCACTGAGAGGCTGAGGGTGAGTCGGTCCAGTAGGTGGCAGTCacgggctagggctagggctggGGGTCGTGGCCGGCGTGCTGGGcctgggggccccagggctgaTGCCCTGGCTGGCGTAGTACTCCACCACCTGCCGGGGCACCTCTGCCAGGACGCACTTAGCGAGCGCAGATGGTGCGGCCTGGGGAGAAAGGCACGGGGTTAGGGACTGAGAGTGGGGAGGCGGGTCCAGGCGAGGCGCGGGGCCAACAACAGGGTGGGGCTTGAGTGGCAGGCTGGGCACTGCATCCTGGGCGGGAACTCAGTCAGGTGCGAGAGGACGGTCTGATCAGGGAGTACAAGAAGTCCCTTTttcgtttgctttttttttggggggggtcacacccggtgatgcacaggggttattcctggctctgcactcagaaattacccctggcggtgttcaggggaccatatgggatgctgggaatcgaacccaggtctgccgcatgcaaagcaaatgccctacccgctgtgctatcgctccagccccaagaagtcccttttttggtggtggtggtggggatgtggggccacacccggcggtgctcaggggttactcctggctctgcactcaggaatcactcctgattccGGACtatactcctggcgatgctctggggacgGGACCCCAGGGATTGACCCGGggctggcacatgcaaggcaaacatccgaccggctgtactgtcgctccggccttGGCCGGGAGGGCCAGGCACTCACGTCCTTGAAGTCCCGGAAGGGCACGAATTGGACGATATCGCGAGCTGCGGGCACTCCTTTGGGGCAGCGCAAAGGACCATCGTCGCCGTCCAGCAGCCGCATGTCGGAGAAATCGGCGTTGCCCACGCCCACGATGATGATGGACATGGGCAGGCGGGAGGCGCGCACAATGGCAGTGCGGGTCTCAGCCATGTCGCTCACCACGCCATCGGTGAGAACCAGCAGCACCGAGTACTTCTGGGGGGCAgacagggcaggaggaggggtccGCTCTGGGTGAGAGGACCTGGGTCTCGGCCTCCAGCCTGGGCGCTGGTCTGGATCTCCCCTGCCCAGGGCGCCCTGGTTGCTGGCTCATCATCTCACCGTGGCTTGGCCGGTGCTTTGCTCCCGCTGGGCTGGCCCTGCCACGCGGTTGATGATGGGGGCCACGTTGGTGGGGCCATAGAGCTGGATCTGGGGCAGGCAACGGCGGTAGGAGGCGATGACCCCCGCAATCTCTGTGAGAGGAGGGTGGGGCTGGTAGAGATTAGTCCGAGGGTCCTTCCAGCAAGGAGGCCCTGCCTTTCTCAGGCCAGCCCTGatagccccacccccactcctcaccAAACAGTGGGAAAGTGACCATTCAgagcaggaagggggctggacagaggaggggcagggagctggggccATAGGAAGCGAGGGTATCTGGGAGTCATCATGCTGCCATAAGGGGTGCCCGTGCCCCGAGCCCCCTTGGGATTCTCCTCTCTTACCTTCACATTCAGGATTTTCTGGGTCAAAGTTGATGGCAAAGTCATGGGACACCTGAGAGGGGAGCAGGCGAGGGCTGCGATGTTTCTCAGCGTTTCtatctcctcccttcccctcacacCCAGCCTACCTCAAAGTTGGGGGGAATTCGAGCCCCAAAGCCAAACGCTGGGAACCGCTTATCACTGGGGAGAAAAAAAGGCTCTGGGCACCCATTGGGCAGGGGTTCCTtccctgtgccctccccccacgGCCCCCTTCTCCCACCTATCATAGTCCTGACAGATGCCCCCCACAGTTCGCAGGGCCTGCAGGTAGTGGTTGGGCTGGCGGGGGCTCAGGCAGTGCAGGGACTGGCTGCTCCTCGGGTCCCCGTTGGAGGCGGTGAAGTCGATGGCCACCTGGTGGGGTGGGGTCCAGGGTCACTCACCAGGAAGGTcagagctcaaagagctggagagcAGCATGTGGGGGCTCCAGGCCtaacccctcaccccccctcccctgccatggTCCCTTGCagttgcaaacaaacaaacaaacaaacaaacaagcaaaaagatgaAACTCGCAGGTAATCTCATCGCGGGCATGAGGGACTGAGTTAATGATGCTAGGGTGCAGGAGAGGCCCTGGCAAGGGCTCTGGGCATGCGGGACCCCAGGTTCCTCTTTCTGGCCCAGTCCCCATGCCCCAACCATTACCGTGAAGCTGATCTGGCAGCCGCCCATGATGTAGTCCAGGAAAGTGTGTACTTTCtccacctgggggagggggccggggggaaagggaggggttcttcttcttctttttttttttttgcatcacaggctctgcactcaggaattactcctggcggtgctcaggggaccagtgggatgctaggaatcaaacccgggttggccacgtgcaaggcaaatgccctacccgctgtgctatcactccagcccccaagggagGGGTTCTTAAGCAGGGAGCCGGGTGGGgctctggggcgggggtggggatgcaGAACTCTGAGGTTGAAGTTGGCTATGGGACAGGGCAAAGGTCCATGTTCCctccccaggcagggctgggtaGGGGCCTGCAGAGGCCCACGGCTTACCGTGCACTGGGTCAGCACCACACTCCCTGAGCTCTTGTAATTCTTCTTCTTGTCCCGGTACTTGGGGTTGATACAGTCCCACTGCATCTAGACTCCCACACACCCCGTAAGCCTAGGGTCACCATGCTGTCACGTGACCCTGCATCCCCCTTCCGGAAGAGtctcccagattccctcccaggGCGCAGAGACTTTCTGCTTGGCTTCCTGTCATCTTTGGGGTCTCAGGtgaggggacctggggaggaTGTGCGGGAGGAAGGGAGGCTCAGTGGCACCTCCTGTCCAGGCTTTGCTGTTCCTTCTTGCATCTCCTGGAAGGTACTTGTGAATTCGCCGATGAAGTCATGCTTTCCACTGGAATCGTAGTCGTACACTAAGAACTGAGAGGCAGGGGGAGTCACAGTCAGGGTTGGGGTGCGGGTCGGGGTCCAGGCAGGGTTGGGATGCTTTGCAATGTttgctgggagtggggagagggactCAGGGCTCAACAGTGTCCCCACCCAAAGGGCTGTCCTCAGCCTGGCCTTCGAGGCCGCCTACAGAGCTCTGGGCTTTGTTGAGAGTGACTGGGACTTGAGTGCCTGAGGAAAGGCACAGGTGTAGAATGCAGAGCAAATTTtttagatttggggccacacccggcgatactcaggagtgactcctggttctgtactcaggaattagtcctggcagtgctgggggaaccatttAGGGTATCAGGGTGGGctgtatggaaggcaaatgccctgcccactgtgctgtggccACAGGGTTGTGAGGGGCTTGTCCCATGAGGGAGAAGGTCTCAGATAGAGCCCAGCAGTGCCCTGGGTGGCCCTGTTGACGGGACCTCACCTTGAGAGGCCGGTGCATGTCGCAGCTGCACAGTGAGTGCAGGGATAGGCGGAAGGGCTCCCAGCTGGGGTTCAGGTTATTTTTCACCACCTGGAAAGGAAATAGGGTACTGGGCATCCCTCCAGGGTAGGGGGGACTTCTCCCCTGGTCTCCCGCCTTCTGTGCCCCTATAGTTTTttggaggaccacacccagcaatgctcagagcttattcctggctctgtgcacagggatcacccgtggcagtgctcaggggctccaagTCCAGGCAAAGAGGGAGGtcctacggggtgccagggatggagccttggtcagccgcgggcaaggccaagcccacccacaccccaggcACCAACCTCAGTCCTCCAGACTAGCTGGTCACTCTGGTCACTGTGGGTCTTGTAGATCTCCATGAAAGGGTCAGATTTGCTGAACAGATCCTGGGTACAGGGGAAAGGGTGCCTGAGTCTGGAGGCTGCTGCAGAAGAGGGCCCTGGGACTGGTGTTGAGTGGGGGGTTCTAAGGCGCCTGGACAGAGGAAAAATGGGGGCTTCTGCTCCGGGGTTCCCACCTTGTTGTCCAGCTTGTGGGCTCTGAAGGTGAGCTGCACGTAGTCATTGGTCCCAGAGACCTCCTCGGCCACGATCTGCAGGGGGGACAGAGCGGGTGGCAGGAgctggtccccccagcccccctctgcaCTTCCTTTGCCCTTAAATGGGGCTAGTCCTGGGCCTGCTGGTGCTATGGATTTCCATGCTGGGGCCCCAAATGTCGAGGGTGGGCACAGGTGACCTTGGCTTACCGTGATAGTGGACTTGCCCGCCGTCTTGCCGTTCTTTAGCAGCAAAGGCTTAGTGACCTTGGTCTGGGACACGATCTGGAAGTGGATGTGGAGGGAGACCCACGGTGATGGCCGGCTCAAGCTGGCCGAGTGCCCAAAGGGATCCCCTCTTGGCCTGGGCCTGGATTTTATTTCCACCACGGCCCAGAGAGAGGGGCACAGGGCCCCCCGCGGTGGTGGAGGGAACGAAAGCCCAGAGACTTATGTGGGATCTGGGCCCAGGCTGCAGTGTCTGCCCGAGAGGCAGCCGGTGCCTTGGGGCCCCGCTCTctctggtggtgtgtgggggctgCCCACCTGGCCCAGGGTGCACTCGGTGGAACCCAGGAAGGTGTCGTTTGTCGGGCTGGTGGCCCCATCCTCAGCATCAAACACATGAAACTGCAGCGGCTGCTTCTCCTCAAAGAAGTACTCGAGGGCCAGCACCCGGGagaagacggggctggagcaggagcGCAATACTTCCGTGCGTTCCACCTGCGGGGGCCGGGAGTGTCCACCCTCAGGGTCTGCCATGGATGCTGGCACCAGCTTTCCTGAGgtgaccccccgccccgcagcctcAGCCACTGCCTCCACTAAGCTGAACCGCCAGCTCCAGGGCCACCAGCTGGGCTGCTTCAGGCCTTGGGGAGCTGTGCCCCGGtgtcggggctgggggctggctctCGGGGGGTTTCCGCTGGGATTCCGTGGGCTTTCTGAGCAGAGCAGTGGCTTGTGGCCGGGTCTTCACACTCCCTCGGGGTTtgcccagcctccctcctgcccaggcCAGGGGCTGAGTTGAGGAGAGACCCAGGTGTACTGACCTCCACCCATTGCTCGTCCGAGAACAGCTTGAGCAGCACGCACGGGTGTGGCTTGGTGAGCGTGTCCCGGTCCAGGAGGCCGTGGCAGGACACCCGCAGCTCTACCCGGGAGGCCCCCAGCGTCATGGCGGGGGGCTCGGGCACCCACCCCATCTCAGACTCCGACATGTTGCTGGCAAGGGACACAACAGATGGCCTGGGTGCAGGGACGGGAGCAGCCGCCAGGGGAGAATGTGCTTTCTGGAAGCCTGGGGTCACGCCCCTCCTTGCCCTgagcgctcaggggaccccgtcCTTTCCCCACCACTCCTGGcttccccgggggtgggggcgctcgCCGCCTGCCCTCCCTGCCAGCCTGGCCGCGGTCCCCGCTGGCTGCTGCTCTcgcggcaggggtggggctggaggggctgttCCGGGCAGGCTTGGCTCCTAGGTCACGCATTGATCGGGGCTCTCTGCTGTCTCAGCGCCTCTGCCATTTCCCGCGGACGCTCGCCAGCGCTGCACTCAGTCTCGGCGGGGCGAACTGGgccaagggggtggggagagcgtGGGAGGCCTCGGGGTGGGCTTCAGGGGTGGGGTCCGCCGTGGGTGCAGGAGGCAGGTCGGAAGGTGCCCTGAGCGGTTCTGGCCCCCCTGGCTCCCCTCCTTCTGGGTGGGCctgggtgggggcttggggagagCTGCTCCGGGTTCCTGGCTGGGCTCCCACGATGACAACCtcagctccctccctgcccccctgttCTCACACTTCTTGGCAGCACTGCCGCTGTCTCTTAGCGACAGGATTTTGGGGGAGCCGCAGCCCCTCTCTGAGCTGCCCGTGGGATGGTGGGATGCTCGGAGGCCATCCTCCCCGGGGCGGTGGGACCCAGTCTGGGGAGCAGCGCAGGCAGGCAGGCTGTGATGGGTCAGCCTGGGCTGCCCTTCtggtctctgtgtctgtccctgtccccctggggtctccacagggtgtgggggtgtgtctgCGTGCCCTCACCCTGGGGGCGGCTGTCTCCCAGAGGGTGTGGCTGTCTCCGGCTTCCCTCAGAAACGGTCCCTGCGCTGGGCTGGGACCCTCCCTGCAGGCTGTGCCTGGCTGGATTGCTGAGgggttggtttttaattttttatttttttgcccgGAGTGGGGGGGAGACTCTCTACCTTCCAGCTTCCAGTCACCCCGTTCACTCTGGGCAGGGGGTGGTGAAGAGCTGAAGTGGGGTCCGCAAGATGCTGTGATGGAGACCGGGCAGGCTGACTGGCAGGCAGGGTGGGCTCACCTGGCTCCTCGTGGggggctcctctctctctccgcctctcAGCCCGGACTCTCTCGCTGCTCCAGCCGCTGGCGCCAGCTCCGGCTCCGGCTCTGCTGCTATTTATGGGGCCTGGattgggagggatgggggggggaccTGCAGCACtagctcccccccgcccccccgcacagACGCgttgggagggagaagagaggaggggcagggccatgggctgggagggagccacggagcagggggagggcgggtggCGGGGGCGCTCAGAGGCAGGACCCCCGGGGGCTCGGGGACACGCATCTTCCcctcgccaccccccacccccgccaccgaGGGGCCCGCTGCAGTGGTGCGTGCGCAGTCACCCGGGAGATGGGGGGGGCAGGCGCCAGGACACCCCGACTCACACGTATCCTGACACATACACGAGTGCCAGCACATGTGATGCTGAGACAGTGACAGCCCCACAGACGCACGCAGGGAGACACACCCGTCTCCAGCCTGCACCGCACACTTGTTAGGGACGGTTGAGGCCACAGAGAAGCCAGCGCAGTAGCACTTATCCCTCCTGTGCACAGTGCTCTGTCCGATCTGAGCACCGTGGGACGTGTCTCTACGTGCCCCTCACAGACTTCAGAGTGCACATGCTCATCCTCACAGCCACCCAGGTCTCTAGTCACTGTTGAACAGGGACTTGCAAGCACAGGGACCCCCATGGTGTGACGGCTCCGTCCCCTGTCCTGGCCACACAGGGGACGTGCTGGAGGGACGGTTGTTGGGGCACTGCCCCTCCTCCAGCCTGAAACCCAGGTCTGGGAGAAACTCGTCTCCCTTCTAGTGCCAGGGGAAGAGAGCCATCATGGGATACGGGGCGCTGTGCTTGTGGGGGACACTGAGGTACAGGGAGATCTGGGAGGAGTCCGAGTGAGAGCTCCCGAGAATCCCCGCCTCTGTGCCCTCCACTGGGTGGCTGCCTGGCACTGAGCCAGGGTCAGGGGCACCCCTGGGGATTGAGCAGGGCACGAACAGACTGATGGGCACTGAGACAGATTCAGGGGTTTAGAGCAGGTGCCGTGGGCAGGAGAGTGAAAGGGTGGGCCTGGCAGAGGGGGACACCGAGAGGGGTGAGCCTCCACCAGCACTCCCGTTGGCCGGGCTGGCTCCAAGGGGACCATCTCTGGAACATCCCCCTGTGCATCCCCGAGTATGCTGACCGCCCTGGGGGGCCCCCAGGATGACACAGCACCGCTGGCCGCCACTCGTGAGCACACGAGCCTGCTCCTCTGTCTCTGGGACACGGGGGTCCTGCGCTGGCCCTGTCCCTGTCTCTTCTGCGAGGCACCCCACCTGGGCTGGGCACCCCGTGCACTTCCTTCAGTCAGCAGTTCTgctccttcctgctccctctcctggaacccccccaccccccagcaccggGCTGCACCCCAGTGCCCCCCCACTGAGGGGGTTCGTGGGAAGGGGAGCAGatggcagggggcaggagagggggaagACAGCAGAGATGAGGCAGGCAGTGATTTTGGTCTTTTATTCTATACAAGTGGGGAGAGAGCCCCTGGGGATAGAGGcaccgtccccccacccccagctccctgcagagagagaggcaggcggTGAGTCTCCTCTCCCcaggctgccccccacctcctgtccccacacctcctcctgcccccaagacaggggctggcaggggcctGGAGGTGCGGGCGTGTGGGGGTGTGAGTCCCTGTGAGGCACATTCGAGACgaggggggggctgggaggggccgccGTGGCTGTCAGTCTGTTCCAGGCTCGCTGGCTCCTGCTGGGGATAAATCCAGGGACCCCTGTTTCCGGGGCAGGGAGAGCCAGCCGCCCGCGGGGGCGCATGCCGTGTAGGACAGATGGGTGGGAAGGGGGGCCGCCCTCTCGACCACCCCACCGGCACCTGTGGGGTCTGGGGGCCGCCTCCGGTCAGGCTCCAGCTTGTCACAGGACTGTGCCCGCCGCGTCCGCTTGGGTTTCAGCGGGGCGGCCCGGCGGCCCGGATCTGGGGGCCCTGAAAAGACAACCGAGGCAGGCCTGTCCCCTGGTGGGGTTCACAGGCTGGCTGATGGGCAAGGGGGTGCCCAGGACCCTCCAGGCCCTCTCCAGCCACAAGGCAAACCTTGCACCTCGGGCTCCTCTTGGTCCTGCTGGGCGTCCAGCCTCAGCCGTGGTTTGCTCATTCCGGGGGCTGAGCCCCCAGCGtctgcctcctccctgctccccggCTCCTGGGGGTGTCGGCGGCCCCTGGGGCCAGCCACGGGCTTAGGGGGCCGTGGAGCTAAAGGCGGGTCCTGCAGCTGGCAGAAGAAGGAAGACGGGGGT
This region includes:
- the CPNE6 gene encoding copine-6, which codes for MSESEMGWVPEPPAMTLGASRVELRVSCHGLLDRDTLTKPHPCVLLKLFSDEQWVEVERTEVLRSCSSPVFSRVLALEYFFEEKQPLQFHVFDAEDGATSPTNDTFLGSTECTLGQIVSQTKVTKPLLLKNGKTAGKSTITIVAEEVSGTNDYVQLTFRAHKLDNKDLFSKSDPFMEIYKTHSDQSDQLVWRTEVVKNNLNPSWEPFRLSLHSLCSCDMHRPLKFLVYDYDSSGKHDFIGEFTSTFQEMQEGTAKPGQEMQWDCINPKYRDKKKNYKSSGSVVLTQCTVEKVHTFLDYIMGGCQISFTVAIDFTASNGDPRSSQSLHCLSPRQPNHYLQALRTVGGICQDYDSDKRFPAFGFGARIPPNFEVSHDFAINFDPENPECEEIAGVIASYRRCLPQIQLYGPTNVAPIINRVAGPAQREQSTGQATKYSVLLVLTDGVVSDMAETRTAIVRASRLPMSIIIVGVGNADFSDMRLLDGDDGPLRCPKGVPAARDIVQFVPFRDFKDAAPSALAKCVLAEVPRQVVEYYASQGISPGAPRPSTPATTPSPSPSP